A window of the Campylobacter massiliensis genome harbors these coding sequences:
- a CDS encoding cbb3-type cytochrome c oxidase N-terminal domain-containing protein: MQWFNLGDDVNLLALIGAVAIVALTAFVAGKYVRQMKIAKEGGELSEHSWDGIGEYKNPLPLGWAVVYVLVIVWALWYMLAGYPLNSYSQIGEYNEEVAAANAKFEKSFANPDAKTLHAMGESLFLVQCSACHGITGDGINGKAADLAVWGSEEGIYSAIINGSKGLEYPMGEMPAGMADEEGAKAIAAYIAKEISGIKKTKNENLVASGKELFAACASCHGEDGKGMEGMSPDLSKYGTASFVEDVLQRGKKGAIGAMPKFNDGRLNALQQKAVGEYVISLSKGE, encoded by the coding sequence ATGCAATGGTTTAACTTGGGAGACGACGTAAATTTACTCGCTCTCATCGGCGCAGTCGCTATCGTCGCGCTAACGGCGTTCGTGGCGGGCAAATACGTAAGGCAGATGAAGATCGCCAAAGAGGGCGGCGAGCTTAGCGAGCATAGCTGGGACGGCATAGGCGAATACAAAAACCCTCTGCCGCTGGGCTGGGCGGTCGTTTACGTGCTGGTTATCGTTTGGGCTTTGTGGTATATGCTCGCAGGCTATCCGCTAAACTCATACTCGCAGATCGGCGAATACAACGAAGAAGTCGCCGCCGCGAACGCTAAATTTGAAAAAAGCTTCGCAAATCCAGACGCCAAGACGCTTCACGCGATGGGCGAGAGCCTGTTTTTGGTGCAGTGCTCGGCCTGCCACGGTATAACCGGCGACGGCATAAACGGCAAGGCGGCCGACCTCGCGGTTTGGGGCAGCGAAGAGGGAATTTATAGCGCGATAATAAACGGCTCAAAAGGCCTTGAGTACCCGATGGGCGAGATGCCTGCGGGTATGGCGGACGAGGAGGGCGCAAAGGCGATCGCGGCCTACATCGCTAAGGAAATTTCAGGCATAAAAAAGACCAAAAACGAAAATTTGGTAGCTAGCGGCAAGGAGCTATTTGCGGCGTGCGCTTCATGCCACGGCGAGGACGGCAAGGGCATGGAGGGCATGAGCCCTGATTTGTCCAAATACGGCACGGCGTCCTTTGTCGAGGACGTGTTGCAGCGCGGTAAAAAAGGCGCTATCGGCGCGATGCCTAAATTTAACGACGGCAGGCTAAACGCCCTGCAGCAAAAAGCGGTCGGCGAGTACGTCATCTCGCTTTCTAAAGGAGAATAA
- a CDS encoding DUF4006 family protein has translation MENTNRNVFGLHGVTGLLIATGLLLAILATLTYYAIKLQQEVAQKPYTLNASELKMKSADNAKQVRVKE, from the coding sequence ATGGAAAACACGAATCGAAACGTTTTCGGCCTCCACGGCGTGACGGGGCTGCTCATCGCGACCGGGCTGCTGCTAGCGATCCTAGCGACGCTCACGTACTACGCGATCAAGCTCCAGCAAGAAGTCGCGCAAAAGCCATACACGCTAAACGCGTCCGAGCTAAAGATGAAGAGCGCGGATAACGCCAAGCAAGTGCGCGTGAAGGAGTGA
- a CDS encoding FixH family protein — protein MAKNYWPHAIVGSLILIVASCVATVTLAVKNPVEMDGFYFERYQNVDENINEIEASQRRFDAKYALKFEPEFDGLNGCFKIAVEPKNGSVVPNFTHEILLTRPATNEQNQNLKAKFDGQILKTQPVTLPKKGKWQILLKISDANDTGFYKFSFEAR, from the coding sequence ATGGCTAAAAACTACTGGCCTCACGCTATCGTCGGCTCGCTTATTTTAATAGTCGCCTCCTGCGTAGCGACCGTCACCCTGGCTGTGAAAAACCCAGTGGAGATGGACGGTTTTTACTTCGAGCGCTACCAAAACGTCGATGAAAATATAAACGAGATCGAGGCTAGCCAGCGCAGATTTGACGCCAAGTACGCTCTTAAATTTGAGCCCGAATTTGACGGATTAAACGGATGTTTTAAGATCGCCGTCGAGCCCAAAAACGGCTCGGTAGTGCCGAATTTTACGCATGAGATTTTACTAACCAGACCCGCGACGAACGAGCAAAATCAAAATTTAAAAGCCAAATTTGACGGGCAAATTTTAAAAACGCAGCCCGTAACGCTCCCAAAAAAGGGCAAATGGCAAATTTTGCTAAAAATTTCCGACGCAAACGACACGGGCTTTTATAAATTTAGCTTCGAAGCGCGCTAG
- a CDS encoding PD-(D/E)XK nuclease family protein — protein sequence MQNLDKLYIFTNSRKIREFNAKFQNELVPKAMTIAQFEQKAVLVPGRFEADEAYALVLMQRACASVREASERLRIPSEFFAFLKNNDYLFSFFKELAISKKSVADLKFSDIYADYEEHLGILEAVLARYKELLAAENLYDGIALPEIYRLNGGFVREFREIYLEVDGFLSEFEWELFSEIAKLTTLKIIFQTSKFNKKLILKLAEISGIDSSEFSLYGEFELNLSSRELKKTGVLRKNPLVLKRSFSARSLQAAYAMAKASEFVADGIKPENIAVILPDESFAEILRLHDRGKMFNFAMGESFTRTRFFQILKCIVTAINDKIRVNLSEDNYANFNEFEFNLHELGAGSELFAKFKNGFEAPCSFEDFRALMEEILALESDPAAAQKTREELFYAQSLARYFSFTLRQICEIFLIKLARLRLDHVGGGKIGVMGVLESRGLKFEGVIVLDFNDDLVPKRSVNEMFLSSRVRQKAGLIGYVDRENLQRFYYESLIGGAKKAAICYVANEEKIASRFLGEFNAVEDARFSDESYAALFNGEFADEQKIDGEINPHLDERNEAKPKQAKTAKERSLFEFDAHGELDSGVNSTDKFDENAAQNETPSENPQALNFIKFTRKTPAKPKIFEQDIIVKHDFFAIPLSFSRLNTYLQCPRRYYYRYILGVKPPVMPQTASAADLGNSLHRALFEYYSKFDRFDLAKFETVLRELNTLPLEREITMIKMEKFKAVEDARYEAGWRVQGLEKELDSVFAGVRITGKIDRIDVCGGELAVIDYKSGKFDAKSLQLPFYEALVGRPCEGYFYDLKDNMNLVAGEASTEALAEAIEQLKSINDTPINFGEAKGAMSEYEDYKILVKGEL from the coding sequence ATGCAAAATTTAGACAAACTTTATATCTTTACCAACTCGCGAAAGATACGCGAATTTAACGCGAAATTTCAAAACGAACTCGTGCCAAAGGCCATGACGATAGCGCAGTTTGAGCAAAAAGCCGTGCTGGTGCCGGGGCGCTTTGAGGCGGACGAGGCGTACGCGCTGGTGCTGATGCAGCGAGCCTGTGCGAGCGTGAGGGAGGCCTCCGAGCGGCTGCGTATCCCGTCCGAGTTCTTTGCATTTTTAAAAAACAACGACTATCTTTTTAGCTTTTTTAAAGAGCTTGCTATCAGTAAAAAGAGCGTGGCGGACCTGAAATTTAGCGATATTTACGCCGATTACGAGGAGCATCTGGGTATCCTCGAGGCGGTGCTTGCGCGATATAAGGAGCTGCTCGCGGCCGAAAATCTATACGACGGCATCGCGCTGCCTGAAATTTACCGGCTAAACGGCGGATTCGTGAGAGAATTTCGCGAGATTTATCTTGAAGTGGACGGCTTTTTGAGCGAATTTGAGTGGGAGCTGTTTAGCGAGATAGCCAAGCTAACGACGCTAAAAATCATCTTTCAAACCAGTAAATTTAACAAAAAACTGATCCTAAAACTAGCCGAAATTTCGGGCATTGACTCGAGCGAGTTTAGCCTATACGGCGAATTTGAGCTAAATTTGAGCTCGCGCGAGCTAAAAAAAACGGGCGTCTTGCGCAAAAATCCGCTCGTTTTAAAAAGAAGCTTTAGCGCCAGAAGCTTGCAGGCGGCCTACGCGATGGCAAAGGCTAGCGAGTTTGTGGCTGATGGCATCAAACCCGAAAACATTGCCGTTATCCTGCCCGATGAGAGCTTTGCCGAGATCTTGCGCCTGCACGACCGCGGCAAGATGTTTAACTTTGCGATGGGCGAGAGCTTTACCCGCACGCGGTTTTTTCAAATTTTAAAGTGCATAGTAACCGCGATCAACGACAAAATCCGCGTAAATTTGAGCGAGGATAACTACGCGAATTTTAACGAATTCGAGTTTAATCTGCACGAGCTTGGCGCCGGCTCCGAGCTATTTGCTAAATTTAAAAACGGCTTTGAGGCGCCTTGCTCATTTGAGGATTTTAGGGCGCTTATGGAGGAGATTTTGGCGCTTGAGAGCGACCCCGCCGCCGCGCAAAAAACGCGAGAGGAGCTATTTTACGCGCAAAGTTTGGCTAGGTATTTTAGCTTTACGCTGCGTCAAATTTGCGAGATATTTTTGATAAAGCTAGCCAGGCTTAGGCTTGATCACGTAGGCGGCGGCAAGATCGGCGTCATGGGCGTTTTGGAGAGTCGCGGGCTTAAATTTGAGGGCGTCATAGTGCTTGATTTTAACGACGATTTGGTGCCAAAGCGCAGCGTAAACGAGATGTTTTTAAGCTCGCGCGTGCGTCAAAAAGCGGGCCTCATCGGCTACGTCGACCGCGAAAATTTGCAGAGATTTTACTACGAGAGCCTAATCGGCGGCGCGAAAAAGGCGGCGATATGCTACGTGGCAAACGAGGAGAAAATCGCGTCGAGATTTCTCGGCGAATTTAACGCCGTGGAGGACGCGAGATTTAGCGACGAGAGCTATGCGGCGCTGTTTAACGGCGAATTTGCGGACGAGCAGAAAATTGACGGTGAGATAAACCCGCATCTTGACGAAAGGAACGAGGCTAAACCTAAACAAGCAAAAACCGCCAAAGAGCGGAGTTTGTTTGAATTTGACGCGCATGGCGAGCTAGATTCTGGCGTAAATTCTACCGATAAATTTGACGAAAACGCCGCGCAAAACGAAACGCCGAGCGAAAATCCGCAAGCGCTAAATTTTATAAAATTTACTCGAAAAACGCCCGCAAAACCTAAAATTTTCGAGCAAGACATCATCGTCAAGCACGATTTTTTCGCTATCCCGCTCTCTTTTAGCAGGCTAAACACCTATTTGCAGTGCCCGCGGCGGTATTATTACAGATATATCCTGGGCGTAAAGCCGCCCGTGATGCCGCAAACCGCGTCCGCGGCGGACTTGGGTAACTCGCTACACAGGGCGCTTTTTGAGTATTATTCTAAATTCGATCGATTTGACCTCGCTAAATTTGAAACGGTGCTAAGAGAGCTAAACACGCTGCCGTTAGAGCGCGAGATAACGATGATAAAGATGGAAAAATTTAAGGCCGTAGAGGACGCGAGATATGAGGCGGGATGGCGCGTGCAGGGGCTCGAAAAAGAGCTTGATAGCGTGTTTGCAGGCGTGCGCATAACGGGCAAAATCGACCGCATAGACGTGTGCGGCGGCGAGCTAGCGGTGATTGACTATAAAAGCGGGAAATTTGACGCCAAATCCTTGCAACTGCCCTTTTACGAGGCGCTCGTTGGTAGGCCTTGCGAGGGGTATTTTTACGATCTTAAAGATAATATGAACTTGGTGGCCGGCGAGGCTAGCACGGAGGCGCTTGCAGAGGCGATCGAGCAGCTAAAATCCATAAACGACACGCCGATAAATTTCGGGGAGGCAAAGGGCGCGATGAGCGAATACGAAGACTATAAAATTTTAGTGAAAGGCGAGCTATGA
- a CDS encoding RecB-like helicase, translated as MKPFLALEASAGSGKTFALSVRFIAILLSGADAREITALTFTKKAANEMKERIVQTFLRLEEKGAELAELEQILGASRDEILAMRDARATHFLESELKIGTFDSFFVGILRSFCLNLGLSADFEVSENLNELQRGEFVASVSKDMRLLKALANLIATAERSQSSFFESLEMFYENFGELKSSENAAFPNESGVAEALKNMREYVLARGGGKDAQSAVKEGSPSEILARSFMSRASLDYRTFSKIYTPELDEMFFELKARLKRYFDALEEYKIAELARFLKIYKECKISLNKRLNSLAFSDVTRLVYELLRGGETDAQMLYFRLDGRINHLLIDEFQDTNVAQYEIMRPLIEEIVAGYGQNGLGSFFYVGDVKQSIYRFRGGKKELFGKLMRDFPQIKAQNLEVNYRSKKALVRFTNAVFTGKIENFKPQRTPQKEGERVNLVGRMPYFEAQEDDLGFVRVCSGDDVAMEAAQQVKFLLEKGVCEDDITVLCWKNDDINKIANLLDEAGVKSVSEGVMPLLASKNARAVVEYAKFCLFGERIYKLNTEAILDVNAVKLSVNPQKSALESLHYLAGKLGADMSDADVLRLFELAQPYSNLTEFIYNLGRFEAKASAKSGEGVKIMTVHKSKGLEFENVIVCDKMGAGRHDGSNFVAEYDASAGSWQVRHNVKKQCIDEDFARLKEKAARLEREEDMNKLYVALTRAISGLIIVKKTDANGRNPSFFGAYESSGEVIEYLDLVDFSFGEPAPSKARNLTSAGKFEPIELAQISKQIVDETPKSESKNQKAIYFGLALHYLLEMAEKFDEDSLKTAQISMRNAFHKFLDEGELDEIYVRGLNLINEPKFKQMTQAKRVFKEQPLRFEGALKQLDLLCLDENEICVIDYKTSDKNIDENIAQVEEYKKILAQIYPNLSVRAAIFYALRDEIRSIDI; from the coding sequence ATGAAGCCGTTTTTGGCCCTCGAGGCGAGTGCGGGCAGCGGCAAGACCTTCGCGCTTAGCGTGCGTTTTATCGCGATTTTGCTCTCAGGCGCCGACGCGCGCGAGATCACGGCGCTAACCTTTACCAAAAAGGCCGCCAACGAGATGAAAGAGCGCATCGTGCAGACCTTTTTGCGGCTCGAGGAAAAGGGCGCAGAGCTAGCCGAGCTAGAGCAAATTTTGGGTGCGAGCAGGGATGAAATTTTAGCTATGCGCGACGCGCGGGCGACGCATTTTTTAGAAAGCGAACTAAAAATCGGTACGTTTGACTCGTTTTTCGTCGGCATCCTGCGCAGTTTTTGCCTAAATTTGGGGTTGAGCGCGGATTTTGAAGTGAGCGAAAATTTAAACGAGCTACAGCGGGGCGAGTTTGTCGCGAGCGTGAGCAAGGATATGCGGCTGTTAAAAGCGCTTGCAAATTTGATAGCGACGGCCGAGCGCAGTCAGAGTAGCTTTTTTGAGAGCTTGGAGATGTTTTACGAAAATTTCGGCGAGCTAAAAAGCAGCGAAAATGCGGCGTTTCCAAACGAAAGCGGCGTCGCAGAAGCGCTAAAAAACATGCGCGAATACGTCCTAGCTAGAGGCGGCGGCAAAGATGCGCAAAGCGCCGTGAAAGAGGGCAGCCCGAGCGAAATTTTAGCTCGCTCTTTTATGTCGCGCGCGAGCCTTGATTATCGCACGTTTTCTAAAATTTATACGCCGGAGCTTGACGAGATGTTTTTTGAGTTAAAAGCGCGGCTAAAGCGCTATTTTGACGCGCTTGAGGAGTATAAAATCGCCGAGCTGGCTAGATTTTTAAAAATCTATAAAGAGTGCAAAATCTCGCTAAATAAAAGACTAAATTCGCTCGCATTTAGCGACGTGACGCGCCTAGTTTACGAGCTTTTGCGAGGCGGCGAGACGGACGCGCAGATGCTTTATTTTAGGCTCGACGGACGTATAAATCACCTGCTCATCGACGAGTTTCAAGACACCAACGTCGCGCAGTACGAGATCATGCGTCCGCTTATCGAAGAAATCGTAGCCGGATACGGACAAAACGGGCTTGGCAGCTTTTTTTACGTCGGCGACGTAAAGCAGAGCATTTACCGTTTTCGCGGAGGCAAAAAGGAGCTTTTCGGCAAGCTGATGCGAGATTTTCCGCAGATCAAAGCGCAAAATTTGGAGGTAAATTATCGCAGCAAAAAGGCGCTGGTGAGATTTACGAACGCCGTATTTACAGGCAAGATCGAAAATTTTAAACCGCAAAGAACGCCCCAAAAAGAGGGCGAGCGGGTAAATTTGGTAGGCCGGATGCCGTATTTTGAGGCACAGGAGGACGATCTTGGATTCGTGCGGGTATGTAGCGGCGATGACGTGGCGATGGAGGCTGCGCAGCAGGTTAAATTTCTGCTTGAAAAAGGGGTCTGCGAGGACGATATCACCGTGCTTTGCTGGAAAAACGACGACATAAATAAAATCGCAAATTTACTTGACGAGGCGGGCGTAAAAAGCGTGAGCGAGGGCGTGATGCCTCTGCTAGCTAGCAAAAATGCGCGCGCAGTAGTGGAGTACGCTAAATTTTGCCTATTCGGCGAGCGAATTTACAAGCTAAATACCGAAGCGATCCTAGACGTAAATGCCGTAAAACTAAGCGTAAATCCGCAAAAATCGGCGCTTGAGAGCCTGCACTATCTGGCGGGCAAGCTTGGCGCAGATATGAGCGACGCGGACGTTTTGCGGCTATTTGAGCTAGCACAGCCGTATTCAAATTTGACCGAGTTTATCTATAATCTTGGTAGATTTGAAGCAAAAGCGAGCGCAAAAAGCGGCGAGGGCGTGAAAATCATGACCGTGCACAAGTCAAAGGGACTGGAGTTTGAAAACGTGATCGTGTGCGATAAAATGGGCGCCGGACGGCATGACGGGTCAAATTTTGTCGCTGAGTACGACGCGAGTGCGGGCTCCTGGCAGGTGCGACACAACGTCAAAAAGCAGTGCATCGACGAGGATTTTGCAAGGCTAAAAGAAAAGGCGGCGCGGCTCGAGCGCGAAGAGGATATGAACAAGCTCTACGTCGCGCTAACGCGGGCGATCAGCGGGCTAATCATCGTCAAGAAAACGGACGCGAACGGCAGAAATCCGAGCTTTTTTGGGGCGTATGAGAGTAGCGGCGAGGTTATAGAGTATCTTGATTTGGTTGATTTTAGCTTCGGCGAGCCTGCGCCTAGCAAGGCGCGAAATTTGACGTCGGCGGGCAAATTTGAGCCTATAGAGCTAGCTCAAATTTCAAAGCAAATCGTAGATGAAACGCCAAAATCCGAGAGTAAAAACCAAAAGGCGATTTATTTTGGTTTGGCGCTGCACTATCTGCTCGAGATGGCGGAAAAATTTGACGAGGACTCGCTAAAAACCGCGCAAATTTCGATGCGAAACGCTTTTCATAAATTTTTGGACGAGGGCGAGCTGGATGAAATTTACGTGCGCGGGCTAAATTTGATAAACGAGCCTAAATTTAAGCAAATGACGCAGGCAAAAAGGGTGTTTAAAGAGCAGCCTTTACGCTTTGAGGGCGCGCTAAAGCAGCTTGATCTGCTCTGTTTGGACGAAAATGAAATCTGCGTGATAGACTATAAAACGAGCGATAAAAATATAGATGAAAATATCGCGCAGGTTGAGGAGTACAAAAAAATATTGGCTCAAATTTATCCGAATTTGAGCGTGAGGGCGGCGATATTTTACGCTTTGCGGGACGAAATTCGAAGCATTGATATTTAA
- the rplM gene encoding 50S ribosomal protein L13, which yields MTKITKPNEVEREWIVLDAAGKRFGRLLTEVATLLRGKHKPNFTPNVDCGDYVIIINASKAEFTGNNKAEQKLYHRHSGYFGSTKSEKFGELLADKPEKLFKLAVRGMLPKTKLGREMIKKLKVYAGSEHPHTAQIAKKEGK from the coding sequence ATGACGAAAATAACAAAACCAAACGAAGTGGAGCGCGAGTGGATCGTGCTTGACGCGGCAGGTAAGCGTTTTGGTAGATTGCTAACCGAGGTAGCTACGCTGCTTCGCGGTAAGCATAAACCAAATTTCACTCCGAATGTCGATTGCGGCGATTACGTTATCATAATCAACGCTTCTAAAGCCGAATTTACGGGCAACAATAAAGCCGAGCAAAAGCTTTATCACCGCCATTCAGGGTATTTTGGTAGCACAAAGAGCGAGAAATTCGGCGAGCTTTTGGCTGACAAACCTGAAAAACTGTTCAAGCTAGCCGTTCGCGGAATGCTTCCAAAAACAAAACTCGGCAGAGAGATGATAAAAAAACTAAAAGTTTACGCCGGCAGCGAGCATCCGCACACGGCTCAAATAGCTAAAAAAGAAGGAAAATAA
- the rpsI gene encoding 30S ribosomal protein S9, which yields MAKVYATGKRKTAVAKVWLKPGSGKILVNGLDLNTWLGGHEAIKLKVVQPLLLTKQEGSVDVTATTLGGGYSAQAEALRHGISRALALFDTDFRATLKPKGLLTRDSRVVERKKFGRRKARRSPQFSKR from the coding sequence ATGGCGAAAGTTTATGCAACCGGTAAAAGAAAAACTGCCGTAGCGAAAGTCTGGCTAAAACCGGGCAGCGGTAAAATTTTAGTAAACGGGCTTGATCTAAACACTTGGCTCGGCGGACACGAGGCTATCAAGCTAAAAGTGGTTCAACCTCTACTTTTAACAAAACAAGAGGGTTCTGTAGACGTAACCGCAACTACTCTAGGCGGCGGATACTCTGCTCAGGCTGAGGCGCTAAGACACGGCATTTCAAGAGCATTGGCCCTATTTGACACCGACTTTAGAGCAACTCTAAAACCAAAAGGCCTACTGACTCGCGACTCACGCGTTGTTGAGCGTAAGAAATTCGGTAGAAGAAAAGCTAGAAGAAGCCCGCAGTTTTCTAAACGCTAA
- a CDS encoding OmpA family protein: MKKIAIALVAATALFAADSAYKYELTPTIGGVHPEGNLGMNDQAAIGLRVGRNLENFFINQVELGFSHADKVREYGVKGKATRYFVNAIKDFGITDNLSLYGLLGAGYEDVSKRFVKNDDGGFGQYGLGLRYQITDNFALRAEAVDAIKFNHGDHNLFYTLGFAVGFAPQNAPVVAEAPKVEAAPAPVSLDDDNDGVLNDVDQCPNTPAGVVVDETGCEKVIVLRDIGVNFAFDSYKITPKYLEEIKKVANFMGENPGYRVVLSGHTDSVGAEAYNQKLSEKRANAVAKALEELGVSADKITSIGYGELKPIASNKTKEGRAENRRVEARFNK, encoded by the coding sequence ATGAAAAAGATTGCTATTGCTTTAGTTGCTGCTACAGCTCTTTTTGCTGCTGATTCAGCTTACAAATATGAATTAACTCCAACCATAGGCGGAGTTCATCCTGAGGGTAACCTTGGAATGAACGATCAAGCTGCTATCGGTTTAAGAGTAGGTAGAAACCTTGAGAATTTCTTTATCAACCAAGTAGAGCTAGGTTTTAGCCATGCAGATAAGGTTAGAGAATACGGCGTAAAAGGCAAAGCTACTAGATATTTCGTAAATGCCATTAAAGATTTCGGTATCACTGACAATCTTTCACTTTATGGATTACTAGGTGCTGGATATGAGGATGTTTCAAAAAGATTCGTTAAAAATGACGATGGTGGCTTCGGTCAATACGGTCTTGGTTTAAGATACCAAATTACCGACAACTTCGCATTGCGTGCCGAAGCTGTCGATGCTATCAAATTTAACCATGGAGACCACAACCTATTCTATACTCTAGGTTTTGCAGTAGGTTTTGCTCCTCAAAACGCTCCTGTAGTTGCAGAAGCTCCAAAAGTTGAGGCAGCTCCAGCTCCTGTAAGCCTTGACGATGATAACGACGGTGTTTTAAATGATGTTGATCAATGCCCAAATACACCTGCTGGCGTAGTAGTTGATGAGACTGGATGCGAGAAGGTTATCGTTCTTAGAGATATCGGCGTAAACTTCGCATTCGATAGCTACAAAATAACTCCAAAATATCTTGAGGAGATCAAAAAAGTAGCTAACTTTATGGGCGAAAACCCAGGCTACCGCGTAGTTCTAAGCGGACATACAGATAGCGTAGGCGCTGAGGCTTATAACCAAAAACTATCTGAAAAAAGAGCAAATGCGGTTGCTAAAGCCCTTGAAGAGCTTGGCGTAAGCGCAGACAAGATCACATCTATCGGATACGGCGAACTTAAACCTATCGCTTCAAACAAAACAAAAGAAGGACGCGCTGAAAACAGACGCGTTGAAGCTAGATTTAACAAATAA
- a CDS encoding mechanosensitive ion channel family protein translates to MDEIKIELIWSLISSYSLKILGSIAILLIGKWLVAKISNLISKLIISSRLDETLSSFLLNIIKTLLMAFVIIAAIANLGVETSMFVAALGAIGLAIGMAFKDTFSNIGAGFLIIFFRPFKLKDHIEVAGVQGAVKEINMFSTVLRTTDHKTIIIPNGRIISSNIINFSKEGTRRVEIVFCIDYKDDLKLAKEIILSLAAENKKILKEPKPFVGVGSLGENSVNLTARFWCASSDFSDVQFAMLESVKLAFDAKGISIPSPQLSIRYQDKRQDEQF, encoded by the coding sequence ATGGACGAGATTAAAATCGAACTTATTTGGTCGTTAATCTCGTCCTATTCTTTAAAAATTTTAGGCTCTATCGCCATCTTGCTTATCGGCAAATGGTTAGTAGCAAAAATCTCAAATCTTATATCAAAGTTAATCATTTCCTCTAGACTTGACGAAACTCTTTCGAGTTTTTTACTAAATATCATCAAAACGCTTCTTATGGCTTTCGTAATCATAGCTGCGATTGCAAATTTGGGCGTCGAGACGTCTATGTTCGTTGCTGCGCTAGGCGCCATCGGTCTTGCTATCGGTATGGCATTTAAGGATACTTTTTCAAACATCGGCGCAGGATTTTTGATAATATTTTTTAGGCCGTTTAAACTCAAGGACCATATCGAAGTTGCAGGCGTGCAAGGTGCGGTCAAAGAGATTAATATGTTTAGTACTGTTTTACGCACGACCGATCATAAAACCATTATCATCCCAAACGGTCGCATCATAAGTAGCAATATAATTAACTTCTCAAAAGAGGGCACCAGGCGCGTCGAGATCGTATTTTGCATAGATTATAAAGACGATTTAAAGCTTGCAAAAGAGATTATATTAAGTCTGGCTGCCGAAAATAAAAAGATCCTAAAAGAGCCAAAGCCGTTTGTCGGCGTCGGAAGTTTGGGTGAAAATAGCGTAAATTTGACCGCTAGATTTTGGTGCGCGAGTAGTGATTTTTCGGATGTACAGTTTGCTATGTTAGAGAGCGTCAAGCTTGCATTTGACGCTAAAGGCATCTCTATACCGTCGCCGCAGCTTAGCATCCGCTATCAAGACAAAAGACAAGACGAGCAATTTTAA
- a CDS encoding HAD family hydrolase: MKKTILFDLDGTLIDSTPAILDGFGAAFRAHGEPAPKPEAVKALVGHPLDVMFAGLGAPTQLVPDYIAAYKARYEQIFLEQTSLLEGAAGALALASEVADVGVVTTKTSKFSVILLEHLGVMKFIKTVIGRDDVVNPKPDPEPINRALERLGNTSAQDKANAFMIGDTTMDLEAAKRAGIAGVGLVCGYGNEADLREHSNLIFKNAFEAVKFIAGR, translated from the coding sequence ATGAAAAAAACCATACTTTTTGACCTAGACGGTACGCTTATCGACTCCACGCCCGCGATTCTTGATGGATTTGGCGCGGCGTTTCGCGCTCACGGTGAGCCCGCTCCAAAGCCCGAGGCGGTCAAGGCTCTAGTCGGCCATCCGCTTGACGTCATGTTTGCCGGACTTGGAGCGCCGACGCAGCTCGTGCCTGATTATATCGCCGCGTATAAGGCGCGTTATGAGCAGATTTTTTTGGAGCAAACATCGCTGCTTGAGGGCGCGGCTGGCGCATTGGCGCTTGCTAGCGAGGTCGCGGACGTGGGCGTCGTTACGACGAAAACGTCGAAATTTTCGGTCATTTTGCTTGAGCACTTGGGTGTTATGAAATTTATCAAAACCGTGATCGGCAGAGACGACGTCGTAAATCCAAAGCCCGACCCTGAGCCCATAAACAGGGCTCTTGAGCGCCTAGGTAACACAAGCGCGCAAGATAAGGCAAACGCCTTTATGATCGGCGATACGACGATGGATCTGGAAGCAGCGAAGCGTGCGGGGATCGCCGGCGTCGGGCTGGTTTGCGGCTACGGCAATGAGGCTGATTTGCGCGAGCACTCAAATTTGATCTTTAAAAACGCATTTGAGGCGGTTAAATTTATAGCGGGCAGATGA